CCTGGCGCTCGATCGCGCGCACTTCATCCACCATGCCCTGGACGTTGGCGCACAGGCGCTCGATGGTGCGGGCGGTAAAGCGGATCGTGCGCAGCTCCTCGCGCACCGCGTCCCGCGCGGCGGCGAAGGCAGGCGTTGCCGCGCCGCCGGCTTCGCTTTCGGCGCGCATGCGCTCGAACTGTTCGGCGACGCGCGCGAAGCGCTTCATGCACTCTTCGCGCAGCCTGGCCAGGTCGGCTTCGGCGCTTTGCTGGCCGCTGCTGCCCTCATCGGCGCTGTCGTCGTCATCTTCGTCGGTCTCGTCGGCGCTGTCGAGGCTGCTGTCGTCGGCGTCGTCCGCCGCGGCGGCGGCCGGCTCGGCGATGCTCTCGTCGCTCAGGCCGTCGACCACGTCATCGATGCCGATCTCGTTGCTGGCGACCTTGGCCGACAGCTCGAGAATCGTCGCGATGGTGAACGGGCAGGCCGAGATCGCGTGGACCATGTTGTTCAGGCCGTCCTCGATGCGCTTGGCGATCTCGACTTCCTGCTTGCGCGTCAGCAGCGTGGCCGAGCTCATTTCGCGCATGTACATGCGCACCGGGTCGGTGGTGCGGCCGAACTCGGAATCGACGGTGGCCAGCGCCACCTCGGCTTCCTCTTCGGCCTGCTCGTCCGAGGCCACTACGGGGCCATCGCTCAGCAGCAGGGTCTCGGCGTCCGGCGTCTGCTCATAGATCTTCACGCCCATCTCGGCGAAGGTGCCGACGATGCTTTCCATCGCGGCGGTATCCGTGAAGTTCTCCGGCAGGTGGTCGCTGATGTCCGCGTGGGTCAGGTAGCCGCGCTGCCTGCCCAGCTGGATCAGCGCGCGCAGCTGCTGGCTGCGCGCGGCGGCTTCGGCCGTCGGATCAGTGTGTGCCGCGGCCGGGGTGGCCTGGCCGGTGTCCTTGACTGCTGCTGCTCGGGTTTTGGCTGCCGTTCGTTGTGCGCCACTTGTCATTGACTGCTGTTTCCTTCGTGCATCGCGTGTCGACGGCAGTGCGCGCGAGGGCGCGCGTGATTCCAACCTGCTGTCAAGGCTCGCGTGGGGTTCGGCGGAGGCGGGGCGGATTACCGTACGCCGCGGCCGTTTGAATAGGGGCCGCATATTCTACAGCCATTGCTGCGTCGCAGCAGGTTCCGGGCCCGGAATGCGTGGCGGCTAGTCTGCCGGAATGCGGGGTATTTGCAACAGGATGCGCTGAAAAGCGCGGCCGAAGCCGCTGCCATGGCGCGATTTGCCACCCCCGGCTGGCCCCACCGTCACCTGTTCAGCCGCCAAGTGCGGGCTCAGGCATAGTCCAGCGGCAGGGCGGTGGTGTACTTGATCTGCTCCATGGCGAAGCTGGAGCTGACATCGGCCAGTTCCGCGCCCTGGATCAGCTTCTTGTAGACCCGGTCGTAGGCGGCGATATCGGGCACTACCACGCGCAGCAGGTAGTCCGTGTCGCCCGCCATGCGATAGAACTCGGTCACTTCCGGAATCGACGACACCAGTCCGTGGAACTGCTTGAGCCATTTCACGTTGTGCTGGCTGGTGCGGACGGAGACGAAGACGGTGACCCCGGCGTTAAGCTTGGCGGCGTCGAGCAGCGCCACGCGCTTGCGGATCAGGCCAGCTTCTTCCAGCTTCTGGATGCGGCGCCAGCACGGCGTCGAGCTCAGGCCGACCCGCTCGCCGATTTCGGCGACCGGCAAGGTGGCGTCTTCCTGCAGGATGGCGAGGATCTGTTTGTCGTAGCGGTCCATGGTGCGTGGCGGTCAGGGGAGGAGGGCGCGCCCGCACCCGGCGCGCGGCGTGGCGGCTAGGCGTCGGCGGGCACCAGCAGGTTTACGCCGGTGGCGATATGGTCGCGGCTCACGCCATAGAGATGCAGCGAAACCGCGATCTCGTGGCTGGCATTGCCGAGCGCGTGGATATGCTGCAGCCCGCCCGGCACGCTGAACGTATCGCCGGCGCAGCGCGCCACGGTATTGGTATGGCGGGCATGCCGGCTGGCGGCGTCCCACTGGTAGTGCTGCTCGGTCAGCGTGCCGCGCAGCACGCGGTAGGCGCACCAGGTGCGATGGCCGTGCACCGGGCTGGCCTGGCCGGGGCGCCAGACCAGCACCATGGCCGAGAAGCGTTCCAGCGGATCGCCGTAGACCAGGTGCCGGGTATAGGTATCGGCCGAGCCCAGCAGGGCGCCCGTCGGCAACGCCGCCAGCAGCGTGTCGGTGTCGGGCAGGTGCTGTGCAATGTGGCTGGCAACCAGGCGTGCGCTGTTGCTGAAGATGTCGGCGAGGTCGAGCGCGAGCCGGTCGAGCGGGGCGCCAGCCGGGCGGGCGGCAGGATGATGTGAGACAGAAAGGGGGGAGGCGGTCGTCATGGCGGAATCCGTCGGCTTGTTCTTGTCTATTCATGATATGGGCCGGCGGTAGCACAGGCATGCGAGTTGTCCTTCCAGGCAGGCTGGAATTGTAATCGTATTCCGGGAAGGCGCGCCTTATTGGAATTTTTTTCTATCGGGACACCGTTGGTGCGATAACGCCCGCTACGGGATGCAGGCGCGGCCTGGCGGGGCAAGGGGCCTAGCCGCCCTCGTCCTTGGGCCAGAACGTGATCAGGATATTGGACGGCGCTACGCCGTTGCTGTCGCGCGGCAGAGGGTCGGACCGCTGCACCGCGCGCAGCACCGCGTTGTCCCAGCCGGCATTGCCGCTGGACTTGGCCAGCCGCGTCGACAGCAGCGAGCCGTCGGGCGCCATGTGGACGGCGACCACCGCGGCCGGATTGCCGGCGACGTCCTCGTTGAAGATGATGTTCGGCTTGACCCGCTGGCGCACGCGCTCGGCATAGCCCGATGACGGCTTCGCCGACGAGCCGGAACCCGCCCCGGTGTTGGCCGCGGCGCCGGCACCGCCCGCCTGCGCGCGCAGGCGGGCCAGTTCTGCCTGGCGCTCGGCATTGCTGGCCTGGCGCTGCGCTTCCTGGGCCTTGCGTTGCGTGTCCTTGCGGGCCGCTTCGGCACGGGCCTGGCTTTCGCGCTGGCGCGCTTGCTCTGCTTCGCGTTCGGCCTGCCTGGCCTTGCGCTGCTTTTCCTGCAGCGCGATATCGGC
The window above is part of the Cupriavidus taiwanensis LMG 19424 genome. Proteins encoded here:
- a CDS encoding Lrp/AsnC family transcriptional regulator, with the protein product MDRYDKQILAILQEDATLPVAEIGERVGLSSTPCWRRIQKLEEAGLIRKRVALLDAAKLNAGVTVFVSVRTSQHNVKWLKQFHGLVSSIPEVTEFYRMAGDTDYLLRVVVPDIAAYDRVYKKLIQGAELADVSSSFAMEQIKYTTALPLDYA
- a CDS encoding cysteine dioxygenase family protein, whose product is MTTASPLSVSHHPAARPAGAPLDRLALDLADIFSNSARLVASHIAQHLPDTDTLLAALPTGALLGSADTYTRHLVYGDPLERFSAMVLVWRPGQASPVHGHRTWCAYRVLRGTLTEQHYQWDAASRHARHTNTVARCAGDTFSVPGGLQHIHALGNASHEIAVSLHLYGVSRDHIATGVNLLVPADA
- the tolA gene encoding cell envelope integrity protein TolA; translated protein: MQTAAYPYHPVRERRTLTCFLLALLMHLLLGALLYYGVRWRNAVPTGVAAELWEPVPEATVPEPVVKPAPTPQPVEEEDADIALQEKQRKARQAEREAEQARQRESQARAEAARKDTQRKAQEAQRQASNAERQAELARLRAQAGGAGAAANTGAGSGSSAKPSSGYAERVRQRVKPNIIFNEDVAGNPAAVVAVHMAPDGSLLSTRLAKSSGNAGWDNAVLRAVQRSDPLPRDSNGVAPSNILITFWPKDEGG